One genomic segment of Brassica napus cultivar Da-Ae chromosome A3, Da-Ae, whole genome shotgun sequence includes these proteins:
- the LOC106388295 gene encoding protein MEI2-like 2 isoform X1 — translation MVSSIAVGDAKKMELESKESLSADMPSFLSRSSEAFNGGSEYRSATDLSMFSSSLPTLFHEKLNMTDSDSWLSLDDNSPNLTKLVMGNSEKDSLEDVEPHSLEILLPEDENELLPGLIDELNFSGLPDELEDLDVFCTGGGMELDAESQRDAASSFVTRKRPTASGRVSVEHPNGEHPSRTLFVRNINSSIDDSELTALFEPFGEIRSLYTACKSRGFVMISYYDIRAAHAAMRALQNTLLRKRTLDIHFSIPKENPSEKDMNQGTLVIFNVDSTVSNDELLKLFGAYGEIREIRETPNRRFHRFIEYYDVRDAEAALKALNRSEIGGKCIKLELSRPGGARRVSVPSASQDMDRHEVTSFLASQVANSPPGNWPIGSPLKGSPTHAFPRPHGLGIIRPFNRDNMPGLASVLPGQTSSFHGFSPVSNDQGLLIHPNQTSLSKGLMHSYPYGQPHSLPEHIGGGISNSMSFIAPHSPGFGTSSDNRYRWGSPPQHLNYPGASSSSSSPTERHFTVRHGFPFAERQVSLLGKYQHHVGSAPSSTHFNSYTGSPETSSLIPLGFGDMGINKSYINPHGKANLGVSLQGNHNKQDFSGFGMSSLPFGGSRGHEPFAEQGRIQHIDGGQYHIDLDRIATGDDTRTTLIIKNIPNKYTYKMLVAEIDEKHKGDYDFLCLPIDFKNKCNMGYAFVNMVSPLHIVPFQQTFNGKIWEKFNSGKVASLAYAEIQGKSALASYMQNPSTMEDEKQLFPEVSHHNDEGQDSKDQDRLFSSIWNTTAPDSDWSYRMDINENPRKNIAEESS, via the exons ATGGTTTCCTCCATCGCAG TTGGTGACGCCAAAAAGATGGAGTTAGAATCCAAGGAATCACTATCTGCTG ACATGCCATCTTTTCTGAGTAGATCATCTGAAGCTTTTAATGGAGGCAGTGAATATCGTTCTGCAACTGATCTAAGCATGTTCTCTAGCTCATTGCCAACACTTTTTCATGAAAAGC TGAATATGACCGATTCAGATAGCTGGCTCTCACTTGATGATAACTCACCCAATCTGACCAAACTCGTCATGGGAAACTCAGAGAAGGATTCTTTGGAAGATGTTGAACCTCATTCTTTAGAAATCTTGCTTCCTGAGGATGAAAACGAGCTCCTTCCTGGCCTCATTGATGAGCTTAATTTCAGCGGCCTGCCTGATGAACTTGAAGATCTTGATGTCTTTTGCACTGGAGGGGGTATGGAGCTGGATGCTGAATCCCAACGCGATGCTGCAAGTTCATTTGTTACTCGTAAACGCCCCACTGCATCTGGCAGAGTTTCAGTAGAGCATCCAAACGGTGAACATCCGTCAAGGACATTGTTTGTGAGGAATATCAACAGCAGCATCGATGATTCAGAGTTAACCGCTCTCTTTGAG CCGTTTGGGGAGATCAGGAGTTTGTACACAGCATGCAAAAGCAGGGGCTTTGTAATGATATCCTACTATGATATCCGAGCTGCTCATGCTGCAATGCGTGCACTGCAGAACACTCTCTTAAGAAAAAGGACACTGGATATTCACTTCTCCATTCCTAAA GAAAATCCGTCAGAGAAGGATATGAATCAAGGGACTCTTGTGATTTTTAATGTGGACTCAACTGTATCAAATGATGAGCTCCTTAAGCTCTTCGGTGCCTATGGTGAAATAAGAGAG ATTAGAGAAACTCCAAACAGGAGATTCCACAGGTTCATTGAGTACTATGATGTTAGAGATGCAGAGGCAGCTCTAAAAGCACTGAACAGAAGTGAGATAGGTGGAAAATGTATAAAGCTCGAACTTAGCCGTCCTGGAGGAGCCCGTCGAGT CTCGGTCCCGTCAGCAAGTCAAGATATGGACAGACACGAAGTTACAAGTTTCTTAGCTTCACAGGTTGCCAATTCTCCACCAGGTAACTGGCCCATTGGCAGCCCCTTGAAGGGCTCTCCCACGCATGCGTTTCCGAGGCCACACGGTCTAGGAATCATCAGGCCGTTTAACCGAGATAACATGCCTGGATTAGCTTCAGTTCTCCCTGGTCAGACCTCCAGCTTTCATGGATTTTCGCCAGTCAGTAACGACCAAGGGCTATTGATTCACCCGAACCAAACTAGTCTTAGTAAGGGATTGATGCACAGCTATCCCTATGGGCAACCTCATTCGTTGCCAGAGCATATAGGAGGGGGTATTTCAAACTCCATGAGTTTTATAGCTCCACACTCCCCAGGGTTCGGGACTTCATCTGATAACCGCTATCGCTGGGGAAGCCCTCCGCAGCATCTGAATTATCCTGGTGCgtcgtcgtcatcatcatcaccaactgAACGTCATTTTACTGTTAGGCATGGTTTCCCATTTGCTGAGAGGCAAGTTTCATTGCTTGGGAAGTACCAGCATCATGTGGGCTCTGCTCCCTCAAGCACTCATTTTAATAGCTACACGGGTTCACCAGAGACATCCTCTCTGATACCCCTTGGATTTGGTGATATGGGAATCAACAAAAGCTATATCAATCCTCATGGAAAAGCGAACCTTGGTGTTAGTCTTCAGGGAAACCATAACAAACAGGACTTCTCTGGCTTTGGCATGTCATCATTGCCTTTCGGTGGGAGTAGAGGACATGAACCCTTTGCTGAGCAAGGTAGGATCCAACACATAGATGGTGGTCAATATCATATTGACTTGGATAGGATTGCTACTGGAGATGATACTCGGACTACATTAATCATCAAAAACATCCCAAACAA GTATACTTACAAGATGCTGGTGGCTGAAATAGACGAGAAGCACAAGGGAGACTATGACTTTCTGTGCTTGCCTATAGACTTTAAG AATAAGTGCAACATGGGTTATGCTTTTGTCAACATGGTCTCTCCATTGCACATTGTTCCCTTCCaacag ACCTTCAATGGTAAAATATGGGAGAAATTCAACAGTGGGAAAGTAGCTTCATTGGCATATGCAGAGATCCAAGGAAAGTCTGCTCTTGCTTCATACATGCAGAATCCAAGCACTATGGAGGACGAGAAGCAATTGTTTCCAGAAGTCTCCCACCACAATGATGAGGGTCAAGACTCTAAGGATCAG GACAGACTTTTTTCAAGCATTTGGAACACAACTGCGCCTGATTCAGATTGGTCTTACAGAATGGATATTAACGAGAATCCGAGGAAGAACATTGCAGAAGAGTCTTCTTAA
- the LOC106388295 gene encoding protein MEI2-like 2 isoform X2, producing MVSSIAVGDAKKMELESKESLSADMPSFLSRSSEAFNGGSEYRSATDLSMFSSSLPTLFHEKLNMTDSDSWLSLDDNSPNLTKLVMGNSEKDSLEDVEPHSLEILLPEDENELLPGLIDELNFSGLPDELEDLDVFCTGGGMELDAESQRDAASSFVTRKRPTASGRVSVEHPNGEHPSRTLFVRNINSSIDDSELTALFEPFGEIRSLYTACKSRGFVMISYYDIRAAHAAMRALQNTLLRKRTLDIHFSIPKENPSEKDMNQGTLVIFNVDSTVSNDELLKLFGAYGEIREIRETPNRRFHRFIEYYDVRDAEAALKALNRSEIGGKCIKLELSRPGGARRVSVPSASQDMDRHEVTSFLASQVANSPPGNWPIGSPLKGSPTHAFPRPHGLGIIRPFNRDNMPGLASVLPGQTSSFHGFSPVSNDQGLLIHPNQTSLSKGLMHSYPYGQPHSLPEHIGGGISNSMSFIAPHSPGFGTSSDNRYRWGSPPQHLNYPGASSSSSSPTERHFTVRHGFPFAERQVSLLGKYQHHVGSAPSSTHFNSYTGSPETSSLIPLGFGDMGINKSYINPHGKANLGVSLQGNHNKQDFSGFGMSSLPFGGSRGHEPFAEQGRIQHIDGGQYHIDLDRIATGDDTRTTLIIKNIPNKYTYKMLVAEIDEKHKGDYDFLCLPIDFKNKCNMGYAFVNMVSPLHIVPFQQTFNGKIWEKFNSGKVASLAYAEIQGKSALASYMQNPSTMEDEKQLFPEVSHHNDEGQDSKDQTFFKHLEHNCA from the exons ATGGTTTCCTCCATCGCAG TTGGTGACGCCAAAAAGATGGAGTTAGAATCCAAGGAATCACTATCTGCTG ACATGCCATCTTTTCTGAGTAGATCATCTGAAGCTTTTAATGGAGGCAGTGAATATCGTTCTGCAACTGATCTAAGCATGTTCTCTAGCTCATTGCCAACACTTTTTCATGAAAAGC TGAATATGACCGATTCAGATAGCTGGCTCTCACTTGATGATAACTCACCCAATCTGACCAAACTCGTCATGGGAAACTCAGAGAAGGATTCTTTGGAAGATGTTGAACCTCATTCTTTAGAAATCTTGCTTCCTGAGGATGAAAACGAGCTCCTTCCTGGCCTCATTGATGAGCTTAATTTCAGCGGCCTGCCTGATGAACTTGAAGATCTTGATGTCTTTTGCACTGGAGGGGGTATGGAGCTGGATGCTGAATCCCAACGCGATGCTGCAAGTTCATTTGTTACTCGTAAACGCCCCACTGCATCTGGCAGAGTTTCAGTAGAGCATCCAAACGGTGAACATCCGTCAAGGACATTGTTTGTGAGGAATATCAACAGCAGCATCGATGATTCAGAGTTAACCGCTCTCTTTGAG CCGTTTGGGGAGATCAGGAGTTTGTACACAGCATGCAAAAGCAGGGGCTTTGTAATGATATCCTACTATGATATCCGAGCTGCTCATGCTGCAATGCGTGCACTGCAGAACACTCTCTTAAGAAAAAGGACACTGGATATTCACTTCTCCATTCCTAAA GAAAATCCGTCAGAGAAGGATATGAATCAAGGGACTCTTGTGATTTTTAATGTGGACTCAACTGTATCAAATGATGAGCTCCTTAAGCTCTTCGGTGCCTATGGTGAAATAAGAGAG ATTAGAGAAACTCCAAACAGGAGATTCCACAGGTTCATTGAGTACTATGATGTTAGAGATGCAGAGGCAGCTCTAAAAGCACTGAACAGAAGTGAGATAGGTGGAAAATGTATAAAGCTCGAACTTAGCCGTCCTGGAGGAGCCCGTCGAGT CTCGGTCCCGTCAGCAAGTCAAGATATGGACAGACACGAAGTTACAAGTTTCTTAGCTTCACAGGTTGCCAATTCTCCACCAGGTAACTGGCCCATTGGCAGCCCCTTGAAGGGCTCTCCCACGCATGCGTTTCCGAGGCCACACGGTCTAGGAATCATCAGGCCGTTTAACCGAGATAACATGCCTGGATTAGCTTCAGTTCTCCCTGGTCAGACCTCCAGCTTTCATGGATTTTCGCCAGTCAGTAACGACCAAGGGCTATTGATTCACCCGAACCAAACTAGTCTTAGTAAGGGATTGATGCACAGCTATCCCTATGGGCAACCTCATTCGTTGCCAGAGCATATAGGAGGGGGTATTTCAAACTCCATGAGTTTTATAGCTCCACACTCCCCAGGGTTCGGGACTTCATCTGATAACCGCTATCGCTGGGGAAGCCCTCCGCAGCATCTGAATTATCCTGGTGCgtcgtcgtcatcatcatcaccaactgAACGTCATTTTACTGTTAGGCATGGTTTCCCATTTGCTGAGAGGCAAGTTTCATTGCTTGGGAAGTACCAGCATCATGTGGGCTCTGCTCCCTCAAGCACTCATTTTAATAGCTACACGGGTTCACCAGAGACATCCTCTCTGATACCCCTTGGATTTGGTGATATGGGAATCAACAAAAGCTATATCAATCCTCATGGAAAAGCGAACCTTGGTGTTAGTCTTCAGGGAAACCATAACAAACAGGACTTCTCTGGCTTTGGCATGTCATCATTGCCTTTCGGTGGGAGTAGAGGACATGAACCCTTTGCTGAGCAAGGTAGGATCCAACACATAGATGGTGGTCAATATCATATTGACTTGGATAGGATTGCTACTGGAGATGATACTCGGACTACATTAATCATCAAAAACATCCCAAACAA GTATACTTACAAGATGCTGGTGGCTGAAATAGACGAGAAGCACAAGGGAGACTATGACTTTCTGTGCTTGCCTATAGACTTTAAG AATAAGTGCAACATGGGTTATGCTTTTGTCAACATGGTCTCTCCATTGCACATTGTTCCCTTCCaacag ACCTTCAATGGTAAAATATGGGAGAAATTCAACAGTGGGAAAGTAGCTTCATTGGCATATGCAGAGATCCAAGGAAAGTCTGCTCTTGCTTCATACATGCAGAATCCAAGCACTATGGAGGACGAGAAGCAATTGTTTCCAGAAGTCTCCCACCACAATGATGAGGGTCAAGACTCTAAGGATCAG ACTTTTTTCAAGCATTTGGAACACAACTGCGCCTGA
- the LOC106388296 gene encoding ribose-phosphate pyrophosphokinase 4: protein MSENAATNNNNNMEKNQAICKEAIVSELQKKKVHLFYCLECEELARNIASESDHITLQSINWRSFADGFPNLFINNAHEIRGQHVAFLASFSSPAVIFEQISVIYLLPRLFVASFTLVLPFFPTGSFERMEEEGDVATAFTMARIVSNIPISRGGPTSVVIYDIHALQERFYFADQVLPLFETGIPLLTKRLQQLPETEKVIVAFPDDGAWKRFHKLLDQYPTVVCTKVREGDKRIVRLKEGNPAGCHVVIVDDLVQSGGTLIECQKVLAAHGAAKVSAYVTHGVFPKSSWERFTHKNNGLEEAFAYFWITDSCPQTVKSIGNKAPFEVLSLAGSIADALQI from the exons ATGTCTGAGAACGCAgccaccaacaacaacaacaacatggaGAAGAACCAGGCGATTTGTAAAGAAGCCATCGTGTCTGAACTACAGAAGaagaaagttcatctcttttaCTGCTTAGAGTGTGAAGAACTTGCTCGCAACATCGCCTCTGAATCTGATCACATCACTCTCCAATCCATCAACTGGAG GAGCTTTGCTGATGGGTTTCCCAATCTGTTTATCAACAACGCACATGAGATCAGAGGACAGCACGTTGCTTTCCTTGCTTCGTTCAGCTCTCCTGCAGTTATCTTTGAGCAGATCTCTGTGATTTACTTGCTCCCTCGCTTGTTCGTTGCGTCCTTCACCTTGGTGTTGCCTTTCTTCCCCACTGGCTCCTTTGAGAGGATGGAAGAGGAAGGAGATGTTGCAACTGCTTTCACCATGGCTAGGATTGTCTCTAACATCCCCATTTCGCGTGGCGGTCCGACTAGTGTAGTCATCTATGACATTCACGCCCTACAGGAAAGGTTCTACTTTGCTGATCAGGTTCTTCCTTTGTTTGAGACTGGCATCCCCTTGTTGACGAaacgtcttcaacagcttcctgAGACTGAGAAA GTCATAGTTGCATTTCCAGATGATGGAGCCTGGAAGCGTTTCCACAAGCTGTTGGATCAGTATCCCACG GTGGTGTGCACAAAGGTTCGTGAAGGTGATAAGAGAATAGTGAGGCTGAAGGAAGGGAACCCTGCTGGTTGTCACGTTGTTATTGTGGATGATCTTGTGCAGTCTGGGGGTACACTCATTGAATGTCAG AAAGTATTGGCAGCTCATGGAGCCGCGAAGGTGAGTGCTTATGTAACTCATGGTGTCTTCCCAAAGAGCTCCTGGGAGCGTTTTACTCACAAGAACAACG GATTGGAAGAAGCCTTTGCATACTTCTGGATCACGGATTCTTGTCCACAGACGGTTAAGTCCATAGGAAACAAGGCCCCTTTCGAAGTCTTGAGCCTCGCTGGATCTATTGCTGATGCTCTGCAGATTTGA
- the LOC106386121 gene encoding AT-hook motif nuclear-localized protein 16-like codes for MAGGTALTPTSVGSKSLLPLRNHEAAERVNNNNNNNSLKALPKAVQPVSSIDGGMVKRPRGRPAGSKNKPKPPIIVTHDSPNSLRAHAVEISSGNDICEALSDYARRKQRGLCILSANGCVTNVTLRQPASSGAIVTLHGRFEILSLLGSILPPPAPLGITGLTIYLAGHQGHVVGGGVVGGLIASGPVVIMAASFMNAVFDRLPLDDDESASMQNQQYYQNGRARPSDDIHGLPQNLLTNGNSGSDMYSWGPAQRAMSKP; via the coding sequence ATGGCTGGAGGTACAGCTCTAACTCCAACCTCTGTAGGATCTAAGTCACTACTTCCATTGAGGAACCATGAAGCAGCAGAGAgagtcaacaacaacaacaacaacaacagcttGAAGGCATTACCCAAAGCGGTCCAACCGGTTTCATCAATTGATGGAGGGATGGTTAAGAGGCCAAGAGGTAGACCAGCTGGCTCCAAGAACAAACCCAAACCACCAATCATTGTGACTCACGACAGTCCAAACTCCCTCAGAGCTCATGCCGTTGAGATCAGCTCGGGTAATGACATATGTGAGGCTTTATCAGATTACGCAAGAAGGAAACAGAGAGGTCTCTGCATACTCAGTGCCAATGGTTGCGTCACCAATGTTACATTAAGGCAGCCAGCTTCATCAGGAGCTATTGTGACATTACATGGACGTTTCGAGATCCTCTCATTGCTTGGTTCAATCTTGCCTCCACCAGCACCGCTTGGGATCACTGGTTTGACCATTTACTTAGCTGGGCATCAAGGACATGTTGTTGGTGGTGGAGTGGTTGGTGGGCTCATAGCATCTGGTCCTGTTGTTATCATGGCTGCATCTTTTATGAACGCTGTGTTTGATCGTCTTCCTCTGGATGATGATGAATCTGCTTCTATGCAGAACCAGCAGTACTACCAGAATGGAAGAGCCCGTCCTTCAGATGACATTCATGGTTTGCCTCAAAACCTGCTCACTAATGGAAACTCTGGTTCTGATATGTACTCTTGGGGGCCTGCGCAGCGTGCCATGTCCAAACCTTAA
- the LOC125606858 gene encoding transcription factor JUNGBRUNNEN 1-like, translating into MSCEGKDQEEEDEAILPGFRFHPTDEELLGFYLRRKVENKPIKLELIKQIDIYKFDPWDLPRVSSVGENEWYFFCMRGRKYKNSVRPNRVTGSGFWKATGIDKPVYSNFNCIGLKKSLVYYLGSAGKGSKTDWMMHEFRLPTTTKTDSTAQQAEVWTLCRIFKRVTHHRNPTIIQQNRKPVITLTDSCSKTSSLDSDHTSHRVVDSLPHKLHEPQTQNPYWNQLTTVTFNQPTYTCHDNSFLSFLNINGGDFIGDSASWDELRSVIDGNIKH; encoded by the exons ATGAGTTGTGAAGGTAAggaccaagaagaagaagatgaagcaatACTTCCGGGATTTAGATTTCATCCAACTGACGAAGAGCTTTTAGGGTTTTATCTTCGAAGAAAAGTAGAGAACAAACCCATCAAACTTGAGCTTATCAAACAGATTGATATCTACAAGTTCGATCCTTGGGATCTTCCTA GAGTGAGCAGCGTTGGGGAAAATGAGTGGTACTTCTTCTGCATGAGAGGCAGGAAATACAAGAATAGCGTTAGACCAAACCGCGTCACCGGTTCAGGTTTCTGGAAAGCCACCGGTATTGATAAACCGGTTTACTCCAATTTTAACTGCATCGGTCTAAAGAAATCTTTGGTTTACTATCTTGGCTCCGCCGGTAAAGGCTCCAAAACCGATTGGATGATGCATGAATTCCGCCTCCCCACCACCACAAAAACCGACTCAACAGCTCAACAAGCA GAGGTCTGGACACTATGCAGAATCTTCAAACGAGTCACACATCACAGAAACCCAACCATCATACAACAAAACCGTAAACCGGTTATCACCTTAACCGATTCATGTTCTAAGACGAGCAGCTTAGACTCCGATCACACCAGTCACAGGGTCGTAGACTCCTTGCCCCACAAGCTACACGAGCCACAGACGCAGAATCCTTATTGGAACCAACTTACTACGGTTACTTTCAATCAGCCAACGTATACTTGTCATGATAACAGCTTCCTGAGTTTCTTGAACATCAACGGTGGAGATTTTATTGGAGACTCAGCAAGTTGGGATGAACTTAGGTCTGTTATAGATGGAAACATTAAACACTAA
- the LOC125606859 gene encoding transcription factor PIF4-like, with protein MEHQGWSFEENYNLFNNRRFIRPQDELVELLWRDGQVVQQSQTHRDQTQAQVQAQKPDQETLRSNTFLEDQETVSWIQYPLDEDPFESEDFTSPFFSTIDPLQRPASEMVKHEAGPVPPDQVMPPPKFRLTDSSSGVRELGKEQYSVMTVGPSHCGSNQSQTDLDVSLTHDPSKTIDERLYSNENSSSGGSSGCSLGKNNKEIACGRSITADRKRKHIMDTDESVSQSDAIGNNKSNQRSGSTRRSRAAEVHNLSERRRRDRINERMKALQELIPNCIKTDKASILEEAIDYLKSLQLQLQVMWMGSGMAGAAATPIMFPGVQPPPPFIRQLQSPVLLPRFPVMDGSAIQNNPGLVCQNPVQNQVFPDRFGRYVGLFPRMQGTSQPMEMMTFGSPAGQESQRTSAPKTTDGPR; from the exons ATGGAACACCAAGGTTGGAGTTTTGAGGAGAATTACAATCTGTTCAATAATAGAAGATTTATAAG GCCACAAGATGAACTAGTAGAGTTGTTATGGCGAGATGGGCAAGTGGTTCAGCAGAGCCAAACTCATAGAGATCAAACTCAAGCTCAAGTTCAAGCTCAGAAACCGGATCAAGAAACCCTAAGATCCAACACTTTTCTTGAAGACCAAGAAACCGTCTCTTGGATCCAATACCCTCTAGATGAAGATCCATTTGAATCCGAAGACTTCACCTCACCTTTCTTCTCAACTATAGATCCCCTCCAGAGACCGGCTTCAGAGATGGTTAAGCACGAGGCCGGTCCTGTCCCTCCTGATCAAGTCATGCCTCCTCCTAAGTTTAGGCTAACGGATTCATCATCAGGAGTCAGGGAACTAGGAAAAGAACAGTACTCGGTGATGACCGTTGGACCGAGCCACTGCGGGAGCAACCAATCTCAAACCGATCTCGATGTCTCATTGACTCATGATCCAAGTAAAACAATCGATGAGAGGCTCTACTCGAACGAAAATTCATCATCAGGTGGCTCCTCTGGCTGCAGCCTTGGCAAGAACAACAAAGAAATAGCTTGTGGAAGAAGCATCACAGCAGACCGTAAGAGAAAACATATAATGGACACTGATGAATCTGTGTCTCAGTCAGAT GCTATCGGTAATAACAAGTCGAACCAACGATCAGGATCAACCCGAAGAAGTCGAGCAGCTGAAGTTCATAATCTTTCCGAAAGG aGGAGGAGAGATAGGATCAATGAGAGAATGAAGGCTTTGCAAGAACTAATACCTAACTGCATAAAA ACTGATAAAGCTTCAATTTTGGAAGAAGCCATAGATTATTTGAAGTCACTTCAGTTACAGCTTCAAGTTATGTGGATGGGGAGTGGAATGGCTGGTGCTGCAGCGACTCCTATTATGTTCCCTGGGGTACAGCCTCCTCCACCGTTCATCCGTCAGCTGCAAAGCCCGGTACTGTTGCCACGATTTCCGGTTATGGACGGGTCTGCTATTCAGAACAATCCTGGTTTAGTTTGTCAAAACCCGGTACAAAACCAAGTTTTCCCCGATCGTTTTGGTAGATATGTTGGCCTATTCCCACGTATGCAGGGCACGTCTCAG CCGATGGAGATGATGACATTTGGTTCTCCGGCGGGACAGGAAAGTCAACGTACTTCTGCGCCGAAGACCACCGACGGACCTCGTTAG